From a single Bemisia tabaci chromosome 10, PGI_BMITA_v3 genomic region:
- the RpL10 gene encoding large ribosomal subunit protein uL16, protein MGRRPARCYRYCKNKPYPKSRFCRGVPDPKIRIFDLGKKKAFVDEFPLCVHLVSFEHEQLSSEALEAARICCNKYLVKNCGKDQFHIRVRLHPFHVIRINKMLSCAGADRLQTGMRGAFGKPQGTVARVRIGQVIMSVRSIDRYKPQLVEALRRSKYKFPGRQKVYISKKHGFTKYDRPEYDELKTTTSWNQMA, encoded by the exons ATGGGTCGTCGGCCAGCGAGATG TTATCGGTACTGTAAGAACAAGCCGTACCCAAAATCACGGTTTTGTCGTGGTGTGCCAGACCCAAAAATTAGGATCTTCGACTTGGGAAAGAAAAAGGCCTTTGTTGATGAATTTCCTCTCTGTGTACATTTA GTTTCTTTTGAACATGAGCAGCTTTCATCGGAAGCTTTAGAAGCAGCTCGTATCTGCTGCAACAAATACCTGGTCAAGAACTGCGGTAAAGATCAGTTCCACATCCGAGTCCGATTGCATCCTTTCCATGTTATCAGAATCAATAAAATGTTATCGTGTGCTGGAGCTGATAg GCTCCAAACTGGAATGAGAGGTGCTTTTGGTAAGCCCCAAGGAACCGTTGCCCGTGTTCGCATCGGACAAGTCATCATGAGTGTCCGCTCGATCGACCGGTACAAGCCACAGTTAGTTGAAGCTCTGCGCCGATCCAAGTACAAGTTCCCTGGTCGTCAGAAG GTCTACATCAGTAAGAAGCATGGATTCACCAAGTACGATCGCCCAGAGTATGACGAGCTAAAAACAACAACAAGCTGGAACCAGATGGCGTGA